One window from the genome of Deinococcus sp. NW-56 encodes:
- the tatC gene encoding twin-arginine translocase subunit TatC has protein sequence MTRPVSPPPPGELHSAPLLDHLEELRKRLIYSLIFLALGMVAAFQYRLQLIELIKGPLRYSEQYQANNVQLVTVNLADQFLLSLQLSFWAGLALALPFILWQVWAFIAPGLYAHERRWALPFIVGAGLSFLAGAAFGYTFVLPAMVRFLLDFLGGTVQQMQSLANYIGTITSFLVAFGLAFEMPILAVILTRIGLVNHVMLRRAWRIALVVVLLFAAFITPTPDPINMLLVGVPLYALYELGILLSRLFRVVPQEDEAALGA, from the coding sequence ATGACGAGGCCCGTGTCTCCTCCCCCGCCGGGTGAACTCCACAGTGCCCCGCTGCTGGACCATCTGGAGGAACTGCGTAAGCGGCTGATCTACAGCCTGATCTTTCTGGCCCTGGGCATGGTGGCCGCGTTTCAGTACCGCCTGCAACTCATCGAGCTGATCAAGGGGCCGCTGCGCTACTCCGAGCAGTACCAGGCGAACAACGTCCAGCTCGTCACCGTGAACCTGGCCGACCAGTTCCTGCTAAGCCTGCAACTGTCGTTCTGGGCGGGGCTGGCGCTGGCGCTCCCGTTCATTCTCTGGCAGGTGTGGGCCTTTATCGCGCCGGGGCTGTATGCCCACGAGCGGCGCTGGGCGCTGCCCTTCATCGTGGGGGCGGGGCTGTCCTTTCTGGCCGGGGCGGCTTTCGGATACACGTTCGTGCTGCCCGCGATGGTGCGCTTCCTGCTGGACTTTCTGGGCGGCACGGTCCAGCAGATGCAGAGCCTGGCGAACTACATCGGCACGATCACCAGCTTTCTGGTGGCCTTCGGGCTGGCCTTTGAGATGCCCATTCTGGCGGTGATCCTCACGCGCATCGGGCTGGTCAATCACGTGATGTTGCGCCGGGCCTGGCGCATTGCCCTGGTCGTGGTGCTGCTGTTCGCGGCCTTCATCACGCCGACGCCGGACCCCATCAACATGCTGCTGGTGGGCGTGCCCCTGTACGCCCTATATGAACTGGGCATCCTGCTCTCGCGCCTCTTCCGGGTGGTGCCGCAGGAGGACGAGGCCGCGCTGGGCGCCTGA
- the tatA gene encoding twin-arginine translocase TatA/TatE family subunit encodes MPGPMELILILLVVALIFGAKKLPELGKGLGQGIREFKSETRDPAPPPQATTPLSDVTVTDVQARPLDADPVAAAPERDHRA; translated from the coding sequence ATGCCCGGTCCGATGGAACTGATCCTGATTCTGCTGGTCGTCGCCCTGATTTTCGGGGCCAAGAAACTGCCTGAACTTGGCAAGGGGCTGGGCCAGGGCATCCGCGAGTTCAAGAGCGAGACGCGCGACCCCGCTCCGCCCCCCCAGGCGACCACGCCCCTGAGCGACGTGACGGTCACCGACGTGCAGGCCCGCCCGCTGGACGCTGACCCCGTCGCGGCGGCCCCCGAGCGCGACCACCGCGCCTGA